The Pan troglodytes isolate AG18354 chromosome 1, NHGRI_mPanTro3-v2.0_pri, whole genome shotgun sequence genome includes a region encoding these proteins:
- the CHRNB2 gene encoding neuronal acetylcholine receptor subunit beta-2: MARRCGPVALLLGFGLLRLCSGVWGTDTEERLVEHLLDPSRYNKLIRPATNGSELVTVQLMVSLAQLISVHEREQIMTTNVWLTQEWEDYRLTWKPEEFDNMKKVRLPSKHIWLPDVVLYNNADGMYEVSFYSNAVVSYDGSIFWLPPAIYKSACKIEVKHFPFDQQNCTMKFRSWTYDRTEIDLVLKSEVASLDDFTPSGEWDIVALPGRRNENPDDSTYVDITYDFIIRRKPLFYTINLIIPCVLITSLAILVFYLPSDCGEKMTLCISVLLALTVFLLLISKIVPPTSLDVPLVGKYLMFTMVLVTFSIVTSVCVLNVHHRSPTTHTMAPWVKVVFLEKLPALLFMQQPRHHCARQRLRLRRRQREREGAGALFFREAPGADSCTCFVNRASVQGLAGAFGAEPAPVAGPGRSGEPCGCGLREAVDGVRFIADHMRSEDDDQSVSEDWKYVAMVIDRLFLWIFVFVCVFGTIGMFLQPLFQNYTTTTFLHSDHSAPSSK, from the exons ATGGCCCGGCGCTGCGGCCCCGTGGCGCTGCTCCTTGGCTTCGGCCTCCTCCGGCTGTGCTCAG GGGTGTGGGGTACGGACACAGAGGAGCGGCTGGTGGAGCATCTCCTGGATCCTTCCCGCTACAACAAGCTTATCCGCCCAGCCACCAATGGCTCTGAGCTGGTGACAGTACAGCTTATGGTGTCACTGGCCCAGCTCATCAGTGTG CATGAGCGGGAGCAGATCATGACCACCAATGTCTGGCTGACCCAG GAGTGGGAAGATTATCGCCTCACCTGGAAGCCTGAAGAGTTTGACAATATGAAGAAAGTTCGGCTCCCTTCCAAACACATCTGGCTCCCAGATGTGGTCCTGTACAACAA TGCTGACGGCATGTACGAGGTTTCCTTCTATTCCAATGCCGTGGTCTCCTATGATGGCAGCATCTTCTGGCTGCCGCCTGCCATCTACAAGAGCGCATGCAAGATTGAAGTAAAGCACTTCCCATTTGACCAGCAGAACTGCACCATGAAGTTCCGTTCGTGGACCTACGACCGCACAGAGATCGACTTGGTGCTGAAGAGTGAGGTGGCCAGCCTGGACGACTTCACACCTAGTGGTGAGTGGGACATCGTGGCGCTGCCGGGCCGGCGCAACGAGAACCCCGACGACTCTACGTACGTGGACATCACGTATGACTTCATCATTCGCCGCAAGCCGCTCTTCTACACCATCAACCTCATCATCCCCTGTGTGCTCATCACCTCGCTAGCCATCCTTGTCTTCTACCTGCCATCCGACTGTGGCGAGAAGATGACGTTGTGCATCTCAGTGCTGCTGGCGCTCACGGTCTTCCTGCTGCTCATCTCCAAGATCGTGCCTCCCACCTCCCTCGACGTGCCGCTCGTCGGCAAGTACCTCATGTTCACCATGGTGCTTGTCACCTTCTCCATCGTCACCAGCGTGTGCGTGCTCAACGTGCACCACCGCTCGCCCACCACGCACACCATGGCGCCCTGGGTGAAGGTCGTCTTCCTGGAGAAGCTGCCCGCGCTGCTCTTCATGCAGCAGCCACGCCATCATTGCGCCCGTCAGCGCCTGCGCCTGCGGCGACGCCAGCGTGAGCGCGAGGGCGCTGGAGCCCTCTTCTTCCGCGAAGCCCCAGGGGCCGACTCCTGCACGTGCTTCGTCAACCGCGCGTCGGTGCAGGGGTTGGCCGGGGCCTTCGGGGCTGAGCCTGCACCGGTGGCGGGCCCCGGGCGCTCAGGGGAGCCGTGTGGCTGTGGCCTCCGGGAGGCGGTGGACGGCGTGCGCTTCATCGCAGACCACATGCGGAGCGAGGACGATGACCAGAGC GTGAGTGAGGACTGGAAGTACGTCGCCATGGTGATCGACCGCCTCTTCCTCTGGATCTTTGTCTTTGTCTGTGTCTTTGGCACCATCGGCATGTTCCTGCAGCCTCTCTTCCAGAACTACACCACCACCACCTTCCTCCACTCAGACCACTCAGCCCCCAGCTCCAAGTGA